The Gemmatimonas phototrophica region CCCCACGACAAAGACGGCAGCAAATCCGAACCACTGGAGCGCATAAGAAAGGTGAGGCCCATCGGTCACCGGCGGCGGCGGAACACGAACCGGGCGTGTGATGTCCTGCATGATGGTGTCACCCAGCGCCAGCAGGACAAAAGGTGCGACCGGTCGGCCAATGAGCGTGGCCATGGTATCGCGATCGAGCAGCCGCATTGCGCGCGGTGAGGAGCGCATGACGGCCTGGCCTGGCTTGGGTGGCGGGAATGATGTGAGCAACGCGTCAAGCTCCAACGTGTCCGCTTCCTGCGCTTTGTCGAAGTCCACCGTGCGGCCGTCCGCGGCGTAGACGTACCCGCGCAGCACGATGATGGTGGTATCGCCCCAACTGCCGTCCAGTGGGCGCACCGGCGTGAGCATGTACACACCGGGTGACCCGTTCTGCGAGCGCGTTGCGTGGACGAGTTCTTTCGAATAGTCCGCGACACCACGTACCGTGACACGGCGCCAGTGCGTGGCACTCGTGTCCTGCCCCTGCAACGCGGCCAACGACAGCGGTGGCTGTGCGCCGCGCGACGTGACAATGACATTTTGCGCACGCCGCTGCGACAACCGATCCAGCTGCCAGAGTCCCAATCGCACGCACACCGCCGCCGTGGCGGCGGTGAGCAGACCAAACACTATAGTGCGCCCACGCGTACTCATGCCTCGTTGGTTTCCGGTCGCGGCGCGTCAGCAGACTTTCGGCGCGTGGCGCGCGGGCGCGCGGGCGCCGGTGCGGACGGGGCGTCAGCACGATCCAGCGGCGCGGCAGCACCTGCCTGGCCGGAGGCTTCCCCCTGCGTTTGGCTCGCCCGGCGCTTTACGGCTGGTCGCGTGGCTGGAGCCGCCTTGGCAGACACTTTTGGGGGCGCCGAGGCCATGGGCTTCGCAGGAGATGCCATCGGGACCTTCGCCGGCTTGTCTTCAACGGAAATGGCCTTCGGCGCGCGCGCCTTCGTCACCTTTTCCTTGGCGGGAGTCACCTTGGGCACCTTGTCCTTCACCGGCTTTTCCTTCTTCGGCTTGGGGGCCTTCTCGGGCTTGGCTGGCTTTGGGGCCTTTTCGGGCTTCGCCGGCTTGGGAGCCTTGGCGGTCTTGGGCGTCTTGCCTTTTCCACCCCGCTTCCGTGTCTGGTCCGGGATCACCGGGACCGAGAGCGCCGCGGTCTCGCGTACGGGCAGTTCGGGGAGGGATTCCGGAATCAGCACCAGCATGCTCAACGGGGGCAACGACACCGTGAACGACTGCTCGAACCCGTGGTACGGCACTGCTTCAGCGTCCGTGTGTGCCTCCACCGGGAAACCACTGCCGCCAAACTCCGCCACATCCGAATTCAACACTACGCGATACCGTGTCGACTCCGGGGCACCCAATCGGTAATGCGGACGTGGCACCGGCGTGAGGTTGAGCACCACGACGGCATGATCCCGGCCATCAAACCGGGCGTATGAAAATACCGACTGCTCACGGTCGGCCACATCAATCCAGCGGTAGCCGCTTGGGTCATGGTCACCACGCCACAAGCAGGGCTGTTCGCGATAGAGCGCCCCCACAGCCGCCACATACTCCATGAGGCCGCGCCGACGCGGATCGGACAGCAAATGCCACTCCAGGCTCACGTCATGGTTCCACTCATGATGCGTGCCCAGTTCGGTGCCCATGAAAAAGAGCGATTTCCCGGGGCGCGTGATGGAGTAGCCAATGAGCGTGCGCAGGTTGGCCAGCTTCTGCCAGGTATCGCCCGGCATCTTTTCCAGCATCGACTTCTTGAGATGCACCACCTCGTCGTGCGAGATGGGATTCATGAACTTCTCGCTGTACTCGTACCACATGGCAAAGGTCAGCTTGTCATGGGCGCCTTTGCGGAAGAACGGGTCAATCTTGTAGTAGTCGAGGGTGTCATGCATCCACCCCATGTTCCACTTGAAGGTGAATCCCAGCCCGCCATCACTGATGGGCGCCGTGACCTTGGGCCACGAGGTGCTCTCCTCCGCCACCGTGATGACACCAGGGTGCAATGACTGCACCGCGTGATTGAGCTGCTTGAGGAACGCCATGGCTTCGAGATTCTCCCGTCCGCCATGACGATTGCGCAGCCATTGCCCCGCCTCCCGTCCGTAGTCGAGATACAACATGGACGCGACCGCATCAACGCGGAGACCATCGAGGTGGAACTCTTCAATCCAGTACAGGGCGTTGGCCACGAGGAAATTGCGCACCTCGTGTCGAGCGTAGTTGAAAATGTGCGTGCCCCATTCGGGGTGATCACCCAGCCGCGGATCTTCGTGCTCATAACACGCCGTACCGTCAAAGCGCCGCAGGGCCCAGTCATCCTTGGGGAAATGCGCAGGCACCCAATCGAGCAGAACGCCGAGGCCGGCCTGGTGCAGTGTATCCACCAGAAACCGGAAGTCATCAGGCGTCCCGAAGCGCGACGTTGGCGCAAAATATCCCCCCACCTGATAGCCCCAGGAACCTCCGAAGGGATGTTCCTGGATGGGGAGCAGCTCGACGTGCGTGAACCCCAACCGACGCACATGTTCGGCCAGCTTGGGCGCAATCTCCACATAACTCAGCACCCGGTTGTCATCACCGCGCAGCCATGACCCCAGATGCACTTCGTAAATGAGCATGGGCTCACGCAGCGGGTCACTTTCCGCGCGTTGCGCCAGCCAGCTGCCGTCGTTCCAGCTGTACGTGCTGCGTCCCTGCACAATGGAAGCGAAGCCCGGTGACTGCTCCAGCTTGAAGGCATAGGGATCCGTCTTTACCCGCACCGTACCGGTGCGCGTGAGGATCTCATACTTGTACAGCGCCTCCGCGCCGACGCCGGGAATGAACAGCTCGAACACGCCGCTGGCGCCAAGAGCTCGCATGGCGTGTGCCCGTCCGTCCCACGCATTGAAGCCACCCACCACACTCACGCGGGCGGCATTGGGCGCCCAGACGGCAAAGGCCGTCCCTTCCACCCCATCCATCGTGCACGGGTGGCCGCCCAGCTTTTCCCACAGACGCAGATGGCGCCCCTCGTTGAACAGGTGCAGATCCATGTCGCCCAGCGTAGGCAGGAACCGGTAGGGATCGTCTTGCACCTGCTCCGTCCCGTCGGTATCCGTGACTGCCAGCCGGTACGGCAACGGCAGCGATCGATCCGACAGAAACGCCACGAACAAGCCATGCGGATCACGCTGCATGGGAACGTCGTGCTCGCCAAGCAGGACCCGTACCGCTGAGGCACGCGGCAGGAAGGCGCGGATGGCCACCCCCAGCACCCCATCGACTTCAGCCGAGTGGGCCCCGAGGAGATCGTGGGGATGCATGGACTCGCCCCGCACCAGACGGAGCGCGGCTTCGGAGAACGCAGATGGCAGTGGGGACGGGTTCATCCTCGAAATGTAGGGGACGAACGTCGCCGGTGGAGGCAGCAACTTCGGGAAACCGCCCGACGCGCGGGACAGGCATCCCGTCCCGCCCCGCATCGTCCGGAACCAGCGATGACACCTTCACGGGCCGTTGCCGTTTCGAAGCACTACAGGCCGTGCGACGGTCTGGTTGCTTCCATCGTTCAACTCACCGGTTTCGAGGAGCATATCCAAATGATTCGACTGATCATCGCCACCGTTGCCATCACTGTCGCGACCAGCACAGTTTCGGCCCAGGCGTTCACCACCGACGCGACCAACCGCAGCAGCCGCCGCATCATCGGCGTCCCGGCCCCGCTCTCGGCCGATGAACACCTCACCCTGGCTCGCCGCGCCGCCAGTCATGGCGACTTTGATATTGCCCGCCGTGAATACCTGGCCGCACGCGAACTCGAACGCGGCGCCGGACGCCTTGGTGTCGAAGCGACTATGGGGCTCGTGCAAGTGCTGTATGCCCTGTCATACACCCGTGAAGCCGCGTACGTGCTCGATGAGTTGGCCGACAGCGCGGCGCTGCGTGGCGATGACAACACCGAAGCACGGTCACGCGCCGATGCCCTGTGGCTCAAGGCGGAGGAGGGGCTCAAGCAGCAGGCCCGAGAAGACGCGCGACGCGTTCGCGCATTGCTGAAACAGGGACAGCTCAGTGCAAGCACACAGCGCTATGTGGCTGATCGACTGCGCTGATTTCAGGACGCGGTGACACAAAGGCCATCTCGCGGCGTAAGGCAGTCACGATGCCGCGAGATGGCGGACACACCGCCCGGCCCGTTCACATAGAGATTACGGAGAGACACCATGCTGACGATCGCTCTTGCTGCCCTCATCACTGTTGCACCAGTCCTGCCGTCTTCGCCTCGTGCGGTGGCGCAGGGTGGCGCGGGGCTGTTCGCACCGATGCTGGCGGTCATTGATTCGCCCCTCGAGCACATAGAGAAGGGGCGTACGGCGCTCGTGGCCGGCGACCTCGCAGTGGCAGAGCGCGAATTTGCGAAGGCCATTCGCATGCAGCGCACCGACGGTGTGCTGAGCGTTGATGCCTCGTACGGCGCCGCGCAGGTGTTCACCCTCCAGAAGCGTTTCCGTGACGCCGCCGATGTTCTCGATCAACTTGCCGCCGACGCCAACTTGCTGGGTGATGCGGAAACGGAAGCACGCGTGTTGCTTGATGCGGTTTCGCTCAAGATCCGTGGTCACCGTAGGGCCGCGGCGCGTCTGGATGCAGATCGCCTCAAGCAACTCGTGACGGATGTCCGCGTGTCCGACGCGACGCGCCGCCTGATCAAGGTGCGCCTCGTCTGACCACACGGCAGGGGGCGTGCTAGCGGTATGTCTCGAAAAACCCGCGCCCCCGTCCCTCCAGGACGCGCCCTCGAATACGTCCGCGCAGATTCGCCTCCCCGGCCATCTGGATGAACCAGGGCCGGGCGAGGCCGCGTGCATAGTTCCCCTCGCCCCGTTCAGCCAGACCAATACGCGTATCGGTCGCCACCGCATCATCAACGGTGAGCTGAAGGTGCAGCGTATCGCCGCCGCGCACATCAAAGAGGTCGGCCGTGGCCGGCACACTGAGATCGCCCGCCGCTGTGCGCACGACACGCGCATCGTTGTACTGAATGACCCGTGGGCGGAACAACGCGAGAAACCCACGTTCGTCAGTCACATACACGAACAGCGGTGACGTTCCACCGGTGGTGTCCTCGGGTGTCACCCGTCCGAACAGCAGGGTGTACGCACCGGCGCGCGTGGCGCCCCATTCCCACGTCACACCACGCCAGCCGCCCCAGTTGTGATCATGATACGCTTGTGCATTCTCGTATCGGTCACACCGGCCAGCCACGCAAATGGAACCTGTTGCCGCTGCGCGCAGCGCTGGCACGGCGTAGCCTGACGTAAAGTCACCACTCACGAGCGTGGCGCCGGGAAACTCCACGCGAGGTGCCGGAGAGACGACAAGGTCAACGGTCAACACCGCATTGGTGCCCACTTCGCGCCCAACCGACTTCACCGCATACCGGCCGTCGGGGAGCACCGTCACTCGGCCCTCACCAATCTGCACGTCGGCATCCTGCAGACTGAATCGCACCCGCTCCCGCGGGACATTGGTCACGAATCGCCGTGGGGGCCGGCCACGCTCGTGCAAGGTGACCAGCAGCTGGCCACCCCACTGCTGGCCACGCACATCGCCACCCACCAGGAAGGTGATAAAGGCCCAGCGTGACGCATCGGCCGACAGCACGTTGAAGTAGTGCCACTCGCCCCACGATTCGGCGTTCGCCATGCCATCGGCGGGACGGTGAAAGTGATCGATATCGTGGCGAAGCTCTGCGGCGGTTGGTCGCATCCAGCGCGCATCGCTGGCATCATCGTCCCATGCGCCCTGCGCAATGCGCGGCATGGCCCCCAGCTGGCGCGTGGCCGACGGGACTTCGCCCGACGCACGCACCGGGTACTCCACGCCGTCAGGCGTGGTGAGATACAGCAGCTTCCCTTCCAATTGCGGGGCAGCAACCCCTACGGCGTCGGCCAGCCGCGGTGCGCTCAGCACCTGACGGTGCACGAAACGCGCGTTGGGCACCGAAAAGAACAACCCGCCAAGCCCTCCGGTGGTGAGGACTTCAATGTCGATCCCTTCAGGAAGGACGGTGACTTGCCCGCCCCCCACCAGACGTTCCTGACTGGCTTGCCGCACCATGGCTTCGCCTACGGCAAGCAACACGATCATGACCCCCACGCCCACACCAAAGCCGCCGCACAGCAGCATCGCCCGCCACGGCCGAGTGCTGACGGTGCGCCACGCCAGCAACCAGGAGGTCGCCAATCGCCAGGCGTTCACGCGCGGGGATTCCGCGTATCGGAGGCGACGCGTCCGTCCAGGAGGCGAATGACCCGCTGCGCCGTATTGGCCACCACCGCATCATGCGTCACGAACACCAACGTGGTGCCGTCGCGATGCAACTGACCAAACAGCTGCAACAGGGTTTCGCCCGTTGCCGCATCGAGTTCGCCGGTGGGCTCGTCGGCCAGCAGCAGCGCCGGCTCATTGGCCAACGCACGCGCAATGGCCACCCGCTGCTGCTCACCGCCGGAAAGCTGTGTGGGGCGATGATCGCGGCGTTCGCCGAGCCCCACGTACCCCAGCAGCTCCGCGGCGCGACGACGACGTACCACCTTGGGCACGCCCGCTTCGGCGAGCGGCAACTCCACATTCTCCAGCGCCGACAACGTGGGCATGAGGTAAAAGCGCTGAAAGACGAATCCGATGTGACGCAGGCGAAAAGCCGTGGCATCGGCATCGTTCAACTGAGCCGTATCACGCCCATTCACCAGCACCCGACCGGCACTCGGCACATCCACCGCCCCCAGCAAATGCAGCAGCGTGCTCTTGCCACATCCTGATGGGCCCGTGATAGCGGCGAACTCTCCGCGACCAATGGTGAGGTCGATTCCGCGCACGGCCTGGACTGACGCTGCTCCCATGGTGTAGCTGCGTACCACCTGCTCGCAGTGAATCACCGGGTTGCCGGCGGGGAGATGAGGGAGTTCAGCCAACGGCATCCTCGCGCAACGCGCGCACAATGGGTATGGACGCAGCGCGCCAGGCGGGAATCAGTCCGGCAAGCGTACCGGAGACCAGCAACAAGGCCAGCGACTTCCAGGCCGCTTCCGGGCTCCACAGGAAGAAATCGAAAGCGGCCGGCAACCCGGGGAAATCGCGCAGAATGGCGTTGAGCCACTGCGCCGTGACAAGCCCCAGCACGAGCCCACCGGCAATACCGGCACTGCTCATGAACAGTCCTTCGAGAAACACCTGACGCAACACGCCGCCTTTCTGTGTGCCGATGGCGCGCAGCACCGCGATCTCGCCACGTCGTTCGTTCACGGAGAGCGTGACCAGCGTGGCGACCAGCAAAAAGCCAATACCGAGACTGATGGCCCCGAGCACAAAGGCGAGCTGCCGAAAGTACGACAGCCGCTCTTCCACCTGCCGAATGGCCGTCTCCGTGCTGATGGCGGTGATCCGCGGCTGTGTTGAGGCAATCCACGAGCGCACCGCTTCCACGCCGGCTGAATCACCGCGGCGGGATTCGGCCATGGCCACCGACATGCGGTCACGATAGGCCGGCCCCAGCAATGTGCGCACTTCGCGCAGCGGTAACGCCATGACCGGTGTTTCCGCCGGCACATAGAAGAAGCGCCCCTCACCCGTGAGGACCACCACGCGCGACCGTGCCGCGGTGCGCAGCTGCGCATCCAGCCCGGCAGCCACGGTCATGGTGTCTCCCAATCGTTTGCCACTACGCACCAGGAAGGTGCGATTCACGACGGCGGTGAGCGGCGCATTGGCCTGCACGCTGTCGCGCGGGCCGGTCATGTCCGTGCCGGCATCCAGGACATAGTCTCCCTGCACATCCCCTTCGAGTCCGAGCGTAAAGACCGAGGGGAATGTGTTTCCGGGAAGAGAGAGCGTGCTGCCCAGCGCCGGACTGACCGCGGTGATGTCCGGATTGGCCCGGAGCGCAGCGACGATGGCGGACGCCCCATCGATGGTGGCTTCGCTGTCGAACGGCAGCGTACCCTTGGGGGACACACGTAGCTGATAGCCGCGCGTGAGCAGCAGCGAGCGGAACGACTCGCGCATCCCGGTGGCCAGCATCACCATGTCGAGCAGCAGCGCCGCCGCCACGGCAATGCCGAGCACGGCGAGCAGCGTGCGCGCCGGGTTTCGGCGGAGCGTGGCAAACGCCAGGGTGACGCGCATGCTCATGCGGACCTCACCGTCCCAGCAAGGTGAGCGGCGGAGTGCGCACCAGTCGCCAGGCGGCCACCGTACCGGCGCCAATGCCGAGCGCCAGACTGGTGAGCGTGGCGAAGGCAAAGATTTCCGGCGTCAGCAGAGCAAACAGCAAAGGCGTGCGGTACACCTGCTGAAAGTGCGCGTTCACGATGAGGCTGGAGATCCATCCAATGCCCGCCCCAATCACGCTGCCGATCACCGACACGAGTGCCGCCTCCAATACAATCGCGCGCACGACGGTGCCGCGGGAAATCCCCATCAGCCGCAGCGCCGCAATATCCCGCCGGCGTTCCTCCACACTCAGCAGCAGCAGACAGAGCAGAAAGACCGCACTGGCGACCACCGTGATCAGACCAATGGCCTTGTGAAAGCGCTCCACCACCCGGAATGTGCGCGAGCTCTGCACGGCCACATCACTGGACTTGTGGGCCCGAAAGCCAAAGGCCACGTGATTGATGCGCGCCACGGCGGAATCCACGGATACCGAGTCGGGTACCCCCACGGCAAAGCGATCAACACGATCATCCAGTCCCAGCAGCGCCTGCAGGTGCCCCACGTGCGTGCGAATGCGATACTCGCGACGGGCCACTTCGGCGGGATCGGCCTTGCGCTCGAACACGGCGGCAATCTGTACACTGTCGCCCGGCACCCCGGGCGTCCCGGAGAGACGCACCACGCTGCCAGGGCGCAGACCAAAATCCTCCGCCATACGCACATCCACGGCGATGCCACGCAGTGCGGGGGCACGGCGTCCGTATGTTGGCGACAGCGCACTGTCGCCCTGCCCCTGCGCCGGGGCCGCGCCGGCAGCAACGAGCAGAATCGCCAGGGCGACGCGTGCCGCCATCCGGATTGTCATGAGCCCCTGCTCCCGCGCGGTGTCAGCGGGAGGATTTGCGGGTGCGGGGGCGTTCCACGGAAGGCACGTCGGCAGCAACTGAGGAGGACGCAGCGGCCGGGGCGGCGCTGACAGCATGAGCGGCAGTGGCAGAAGCAGACATAGACTCCACCAACACCTGGGCGGCAAGATTGGGTCCCACCACCGGCTCCTGTGCTCCCACCCGCAGCGTGATCGGCCCGTCGAAGGGCGCCCGGTCCACCAATGTGATCTCCGCGCCCGGCTGCAGTGCGATTTCGGCGAGATAGCGCAGCAACGACGGATCCTTGTCGCTCACCCGGACCATGCGCGCGCTTTCGCCCACCGCGAGATCGGCCAGGGTGCGATGGACGCGCTCGTCCACCACGCCGTCGGCGGTGGGGATGGGGGCGCCGTGCGGATCTTCGGTGGGGTTCCCAAGGGCAGCGGCCATTCGATCGATAAGATGATCGGAGGCCGCATGTTCGAGCCGCTCCGCTTCATCATGCACACGATCCCAGGGATAGCCCAGCACGCGCGTGAGGTACGTTTCGAGGATCCGGTGCCGACGGATGGTGCGCAGCGCCGCCTGTCGTCCGGCCTGGGTGAGCTGTACCCCACGGTAGGGCACGTGATCGAGAAACCCTTGCGTGGCCAGCCGACGAATCATCCCGGTGACGGACGCCGGCGCGACATCGAGCGCATTGGCCACATCGGAGGTCGCCGCCGCGCCGAAGCGGGTCTCGAGCTCGTAGATGGCCTTGAGATAGTCTTCGACCGGCTCCGTAAGGAGCGGTGGGGCGGAGGCGGCGCGCTCGGACATATGACAAAGATCAGCGAGGGCGACCACCAGCGGGACCCCTGACCATCAACACCGGCACCATGGTTCGGTGCCGAACGCCATTGGCGGTGGTCCCATACAGCAAGTCCTGCAGGCCGCGATGCCCGTGAGTCGCCATCGCAATGAGGTCACACTGCTCCCGATCGGCGGCCGCGGCAATTTCCGTCGCCGGGTCTCCCGCCGCCAGCACGGCTTCGGTTTCGTAGCCCTCCGCGCGCAAGGTGGTGCACAGCGCTTCGATGTACCCGCGGTCGAGCCGCATCTCCTCGGACTCCCGCAGCTTGAGCGAGAGTTGATTGCGCGCGGCCCAGCCATCGGCCACGTGAATGAGCACCAGCGACGACTGACACATGGCGGCCAACTGGCGCACATGCGCCAGAATGACCTGGTCGTACGACGAGTGCTCCAGGGGGACGAGAATGCGACGGTACATCAGGCCATCCATCCGCTGACGGTTTGCACCAGCAACCACACATTCAACGTCGCAATCACCGCCGCGACGGCGTACGCAGCCACCCTGAGGGGCTTCGAATTGACGAACTCGCCCATCTTGCGGCGGTCAGAGGTAAACTGCACCAGCGGGAACACGGCAAACGACAGTTGCAGCGACAGAATGACCTGACTGAACACCAGCAGCTTGGCCGTGCCACTCTCCCCGTATAGTATCGCCACGATGGCAGCCGGCACGATGGCAATGGCCCGGGTAATCAACCGGCGCAGCCAGGGGCGGATGCGCAGGTCGAGAAACCCTTCCATCACAATCTGTCCCGCCAGTGTGCCGGTGAGCGTGGAATTCTGCCCGGACGCCAGCAAGGCGAGCGCGAAGACGGCACTGGCGGCGCCCACGCCCAGGAGGGGCGTGAGCAATTTGTACGCGTCCTGAATTTCCGCCACTTCGGTGTTGCCCGTCGTGTGAAACGTCGCCGCCGCCACAATCAGAATGGCGGCGTTGATGAACAGGGCGAAGGTGAGCGCAATGGTGGAATCAAGAAAGGCGAAGCGCACGGCTTCCCGCTTTCCTTCGGCATTCTCGGCGTACTTGCGCGTCTGCACGATGCTTGAGTGCAGATACAAGTTGTGCGGCATCACCGTGGCGCCCAGAATGCCGATGGCGATGTAGAGCATCTCAGGATTCCTCACGATCTCCGCCGTGGGGACAAAGCCCCGGGCCACCTCGCCCAGGTCGGGGCGCGAGATGAACAGCTCAAAGAGGAAGCAGCCTCCCACCACGGCGATGAGCGCGATGACCATCGCTTCGAGCAGCCGAAAGCCCTTGTTCTGCAAGAGGAGGACGATCATCACGTCGAACGCCGTAATGGCGATGCCCACGGGAAGAGACAGCCCGAAGAGCAGATTGAGGGCAATGGCGGTGCCAATGACCTCGGCCAGATCACAGGCGGCAATCGCCAGCTCACAGAGCACCCAGAGGGCCAGCCCCGTTCGACGCGAGTAGTGATCGCGGCAGGCCTGCGCAAGATCGCGGCCGGTGACAATCCCCAGTTTGGACGCGAGCCCTTGCAGCAGCACGGCCATGAGATTGGACAGCAGAATGACGGACAGCAGCGTGTAGCCAAAGCGCGAGCCGCCGGCGAGATCGGTGGCCCAGTTCCCCGGGTCCATGTATCCCACGGCCACCAGATATCCCGGACCGGCAAAGGCCAGCAGCTTGCGAAACCACCCGGTCCCGTTGACTTCGACCGAGCGATAGACCTCCGCCAGCGACGGCGCCAACCGGGCGCGACGCCAGCCCGGTTCCCCTTCGGGCGTCTCCGGCGATGGTGTAGAAGCAGAATTGGGCAATATCATGCCTACAGTTTAGGCTCACCTAAACTTTGTGGCAAGTGAGTGCACGGGAACCCCCGACTGCGGCGCCTACGTCAGGTGACGTATCGATAGGACATCCCCTGAGTCGCAGTTTGCCGGAGCTCGACGCACCCCTTCCGGTTACCGCCATGATGAACCTCACTTCACGGCACGCGGCCACCATGGCGCTGCCTCTCCTGTTCGCCCTCGCCACTGCTGTGCCGGCCCAGCAGGCACCAGCCGATTCGACCGTCGGTCGTCGTCGCATCCAACCCTTTCCGGCCTTCGGCTCGGCGCCGGAAACCGGTCTGCAGTTTGGCCTGACGGTGCTCTCCGTCTTTGAACCTCCCGCCATGCGCCATGCCCGACCGGCCTCGGTGGTGGCAACGGCCCTGCGCAGCACCAAGGGGCAGACCCGCGTGAGCATTGAAGGGGAACGCTGGTCTGCCAACAATGACCGACGCCTGCAGGGGCTGCTGGCCTGGCAGAAATTCCCGCTTCCCTACTATGGCCTTGGCGCCACTTCTCCGGAACAGGCCAAAGAGCTGTATACGCCCACCGGAGTGGAGGCGACGGCATCGGTGCAGCAACGGCTGCGCGGCGCCTGGTATGCGCTGGCCACGGCCCGTTTCCTTTCGCAGGACATCACACCGGACAGCGCCACCGGTGCGTTGGCACTCAATACCCGCATTGTGGGGCGCACGGGCGGACGCGTCGGTGAACTGGGCCTTGGCGTACTTCGAGACTCGCGGGACTTCGTCTTCAACCCGACACGCGGCACCTTCGCGCAACTGACATACGCCGTCAGCGCGGAGGCGACCGGCTCCGAGTTCGCCTACGAGCGGCTCCGGTTCGATGCCCGCAAATACGCTTCCCTCGGCGGTGAACATGTCCTGGCGTGGCAGGCACAACTCATTGGGACCACGGGAGCACCGCCATTCGATCAATTGGCGCTCGTGGGTGGTGGTGACATCATGCGCGGGTACGCGCGCGGCCGTTACCGTGAAGCGTGGTTCACCGCCGCGCAGGTTGAATATCGTTCGCCCATCCGTCGCCGATTGGGGATGGTGGCTTTTGCCGGAGCGGGCACCGTGGCCAGCACGGCTGGAGGGCTCGCGGATTTCGTGGAGGGCACCCTGCTTCCCACCTACGGCGCGGGGGCTCGCATCCAGATTGATGCGCGTCAGCGCACAGCCGTGCGGGTGGACTACGGCCGTGGCACTAAAGGCGCGAGTGGGCTGTACATCGGGTTCAATCAGGCGTTCTAATTAGGCGTGCCCATCATGTC contains the following coding sequences:
- a CDS encoding metal-dependent transcriptional regulator, which gives rise to MSERAASAPPLLTEPVEDYLKAIYELETRFGAAATSDVANALDVAPASVTGMIRRLATQGFLDHVPYRGVQLTQAGRQAALRTIRRHRILETYLTRVLGYPWDRVHDEAERLEHAASDHLIDRMAAALGNPTEDPHGAPIPTADGVVDERVHRTLADLAVGESARMVRVSDKDPSLLRYLAEIALQPGAEITLVDRAPFDGPITLRVGAQEPVVGPNLAAQVLVESMSASATAAHAVSAAPAAASSSVAADVPSVERPRTRKSSR
- the glgB gene encoding 1,4-alpha-glucan branching protein GlgB, giving the protein MNPSPLPSAFSEAALRLVRGESMHPHDLLGAHSAEVDGVLGVAIRAFLPRASAVRVLLGEHDVPMQRDPHGLFVAFLSDRSLPLPYRLAVTDTDGTEQVQDDPYRFLPTLGDMDLHLFNEGRHLRLWEKLGGHPCTMDGVEGTAFAVWAPNAARVSVVGGFNAWDGRAHAMRALGASGVFELFIPGVGAEALYKYEILTRTGTVRVKTDPYAFKLEQSPGFASIVQGRSTYSWNDGSWLAQRAESDPLREPMLIYEVHLGSWLRGDDNRVLSYVEIAPKLAEHVRRLGFTHVELLPIQEHPFGGSWGYQVGGYFAPTSRFGTPDDFRFLVDTLHQAGLGVLLDWVPAHFPKDDWALRRFDGTACYEHEDPRLGDHPEWGTHIFNYARHEVRNFLVANALYWIEEFHLDGLRVDAVASMLYLDYGREAGQWLRNRHGGRENLEAMAFLKQLNHAVQSLHPGVITVAEESTSWPKVTAPISDGGLGFTFKWNMGWMHDTLDYYKIDPFFRKGAHDKLTFAMWYEYSEKFMNPISHDEVVHLKKSMLEKMPGDTWQKLANLRTLIGYSITRPGKSLFFMGTELGTHHEWNHDVSLEWHLLSDPRRRGLMEYVAAVGALYREQPCLWRGDHDPSGYRWIDVADREQSVFSYARFDGRDHAVVVLNLTPVPRPHYRLGAPESTRYRVVLNSDVAEFGGSGFPVEAHTDAEAVPYHGFEQSFTVSLPPLSMLVLIPESLPELPVRETAALSVPVIPDQTRKRGGKGKTPKTAKAPKPAKPEKAPKPAKPEKAPKPKKEKPVKDKVPKVTPAKEKVTKARAPKAISVEDKPAKVPMASPAKPMASAPPKVSAKAAPATRPAVKRRASQTQGEASGQAGAAAPLDRADAPSAPAPARPRATRRKSADAPRPETNEA
- a CDS encoding ABC transporter permease — its product is MSMRVTLAFATLRRNPARTLLAVLGIAVAAALLLDMVMLATGMRESFRSLLLTRGYQLRVSPKGTLPFDSEATIDGASAIVAALRANPDITAVSPALGSTLSLPGNTFPSVFTLGLEGDVQGDYVLDAGTDMTGPRDSVQANAPLTAVVNRTFLVRSGKRLGDTMTVAAGLDAQLRTAARSRVVVLTGEGRFFYVPAETPVMALPLREVRTLLGPAYRDRMSVAMAESRRGDSAGVEAVRSWIASTQPRITAISTETAIRQVEERLSYFRQLAFVLGAISLGIGFLLVATLVTLSVNERRGEIAVLRAIGTQKGGVLRQVFLEGLFMSSAGIAGGLVLGLVTAQWLNAILRDFPGLPAAFDFFLWSPEAAWKSLALLLVSGTLAGLIPAWRAASIPIVRALREDAVG
- a CDS encoding universal stress protein, with amino-acid sequence MYRRILVPLEHSSYDQVILAHVRQLAAMCQSSLVLIHVADGWAARNQLSLKLRESEEMRLDRGYIEALCTTLRAEGYETEAVLAAGDPATEIAAAADREQCDLIAMATHGHRGLQDLLYGTTANGVRHRTMVPVLMVRGPAGGRPR
- a CDS encoding ABC transporter ATP-binding protein, translating into MPLAELPHLPAGNPVIHCEQVVRSYTMGAASVQAVRGIDLTIGRGEFAAITGPSGCGKSTLLHLLGAVDVPSAGRVLVNGRDTAQLNDADATAFRLRHIGFVFQRFYLMPTLSALENVELPLAEAGVPKVVRRRRAAELLGYVGLGERRDHRPTQLSGGEQQRVAIARALANEPALLLADEPTGELDAATGETLLQLFGQLHRDGTTLVFVTHDAVVANTAQRVIRLLDGRVASDTRNPRA
- a CDS encoding SURF1 family protein, with amino-acid sequence MSTRGRTIVFGLLTAATAAVCVRLGLWQLDRLSQRRAQNVIVTSRGAQPPLSLAALQGQDTSATHWRRVTVRGVADYSKELVHATRSQNGSPGVYMLTPVRPLDGSWGDTTIIVLRGYVYAADGRTVDFDKAQEADTLELDALLTSFPPPKPGQAVMRSSPRAMRLLDRDTMATLIGRPVAPFVLLALGDTIMQDITRPVRVPPPPVTDGPHLSYALQWFGFAAVFVVGFVLFTRSRSRS
- a CDS encoding ABC transporter permease; this encodes MTIRMAARVALAILLVAAGAAPAQGQGDSALSPTYGRRAPALRGIAVDVRMAEDFGLRPGSVVRLSGTPGVPGDSVQIAAVFERKADPAEVARREYRIRTHVGHLQALLGLDDRVDRFAVGVPDSVSVDSAVARINHVAFGFRAHKSSDVAVQSSRTFRVVERFHKAIGLITVVASAVFLLCLLLLSVEERRRDIAALRLMGISRGTVVRAIVLEAALVSVIGSVIGAGIGWISSLIVNAHFQQVYRTPLLFALLTPEIFAFATLTSLALGIGAGTVAAWRLVRTPPLTLLGR